Proteins from one Chitinispirillales bacterium ANBcel5 genomic window:
- a CDS encoding sugar phosphate nucleotidyltransferase, whose translation MWGIIPAAGSGSRIQPLAFSKELLPVGSKVENGRLRPKAVCEYLVERMVRAGVTKICFVISSTKSDILSYFGQGNDSVHFSYTIQSNPCGLCDSIFRALPLINKDEQVLVGLPDTIWFPEKALCELPDDIFSLLLFPVKKPEFYDAVELNDDLSVKKIMVKHVQKHTNLIWGAFKLNGKILQKLYKLWCLKGKRDEYFGTLINTYIESGENVFGISAGSKYVDVGTVNGYYESVQLLKDSHENITSDKEDYQEQYS comes from the coding sequence ATGTGGGGGATAATTCCTGCTGCAGGATCAGGGTCTCGTATTCAACCTCTTGCATTTTCTAAAGAGCTTCTTCCTGTCGGCAGTAAGGTAGAAAATGGTAGATTACGTCCAAAGGCAGTGTGTGAATATTTAGTTGAGAGAATGGTAAGGGCAGGGGTCACAAAAATATGTTTTGTAATATCTTCGACCAAGAGTGATATATTGAGTTATTTTGGTCAGGGAAACGATTCAGTACATTTTTCATACACTATACAATCAAATCCATGTGGTCTTTGTGATTCAATCTTCAGAGCGCTACCTCTGATTAACAAGGATGAACAAGTGTTGGTAGGTTTACCCGACACTATTTGGTTTCCTGAAAAAGCATTATGTGAGCTACCTGACGATATATTTTCTCTTCTGTTATTTCCAGTAAAAAAACCTGAATTTTACGATGCTGTAGAATTAAATGATGACCTATCGGTAAAAAAGATTATGGTCAAACATGTGCAAAAACATACTAATCTCATATGGGGCGCATTTAAGCTTAACGGAAAAATACTACAAAAATTGTACAAATTATGGTGTTTGAAGGGTAAAAGAGATGAATATTTTGGAACTCTTATAAATACCTATATTGAAAGTGGGGAAAATGTTTTTGGGATATCTGCCGGTTCAAAGTATGTAGATGTAGGAACGGTTAATGGTTACTATGAATCTGTTCAACTACTAAAAGATTCACATGAAAATATAACAAGTGATAAAGAAGACTATCAGGAGCAATACTCGTGA
- a CDS encoding glycosyltransferase — translation MTVVIFGLAISSSWGNGHATLWRGIIKELLKRNHEVIFYERDVPYYASHRDYIPPKGLQLVLYSTWKEVEYRVKKSLKRADAAIITSYCKNSQDAYNVIFNSDVKTKIFYDLDTPVTLNQIIDGEWPEYIPSEKLSSFDLVLSYTGGDSVDGLKRLLGAKRVDTLYGCVDPDWHKPVEPHPDYISDLSYLGTYALDRHGGFKELFLRVSEEFPGGRFLAGGAQYPEDFEWKANISFAGHVPPPLHNVFYSSSKFTLNITRKEMVKCGYCPSARIFEAAACRVPVISDSWSGIENFFEPISEILIAKSFMDVIEMLQMDQAQRDKIAKCAQERVFDQHRAYHRAQKLENLIVSIQQKECV, via the coding sequence GTGACAGTGGTGATTTTTGGGCTTGCAATAAGCTCATCATGGGGAAATGGACATGCTACTTTATGGAGAGGTATCATTAAGGAATTACTTAAACGTAATCATGAAGTGATTTTCTATGAACGTGATGTTCCATATTACGCTTCCCATCGAGATTACATCCCCCCAAAAGGCCTTCAATTAGTTCTGTATTCAACATGGAAAGAAGTTGAATACAGAGTAAAAAAAAGTTTAAAAAGAGCAGATGCAGCTATAATAACTTCCTATTGTAAAAATTCACAGGATGCATATAATGTGATTTTTAATTCAGATGTAAAAACAAAGATATTTTACGATCTTGACACTCCTGTAACTCTTAACCAAATTATAGATGGTGAATGGCCGGAGTATATACCATCAGAAAAACTAAGTTCATTTGATCTTGTTTTGAGTTACACTGGTGGAGATTCTGTAGATGGGTTAAAACGGCTATTGGGTGCAAAAAGAGTTGATACTCTCTATGGGTGTGTTGATCCCGATTGGCACAAACCTGTTGAACCACATCCTGACTATATATCAGATCTCAGTTATCTTGGAACGTATGCGTTAGATCGTCATGGTGGATTTAAAGAGCTGTTTTTAAGAGTGTCTGAAGAGTTTCCCGGGGGGCGCTTTTTGGCAGGTGGGGCTCAATATCCTGAGGATTTTGAGTGGAAAGCCAATATAAGTTTCGCGGGGCACGTACCACCACCCTTGCACAATGTGTTTTACTCGTCGAGTAAGTTTACATTAAATATTACCCGAAAAGAGATGGTAAAATGCGGATATTGTCCTTCGGCCAGGATATTTGAAGCAGCTGCATGCAGGGTACCTGTTATAAGTGATAGTTGGTCTGGAATAGAAAATTTCTTCGAACCCATTTCTGAAATACTAATAGCCAAAAGTTTTATGGATGTTATAGAAATGCTTCAAATGGATCAGGCACAGCGGGACAAAATTGCAAAATGTGCTCAAGAGAGGGTTTTTGATCAGCATAGAGCATATCATCGGGCACAAAAACTTGAAAATTTGATAGTAAGCATACAACAGAAGGAGTGTGTGTAA
- a CDS encoding histidine phosphatase family protein, translating to MVELFLVRHGYVDFSGKIPGRLKNVHLSERGYEQSKQLVKILGKKKIDVVYSSPLERCVETAKPLCAEYGIPLQLDSLLIELDYGNWNGKTFESLEHDYEWKRFHSFRSLTKAPNGESMISVQNRMITFIEKLKRETPHRRILIVSHNEPIKSVISYLCGIALDMFLRLSIDPGSISEIRLFQDSAVLKTLNFVV from the coding sequence ATGGTAGAACTTTTTTTAGTAAGGCATGGGTATGTAGATTTTTCTGGAAAAATACCGGGTAGGTTAAAAAATGTCCATTTAAGTGAAAGAGGTTACGAACAATCAAAGCAATTAGTGAAAATTTTGGGAAAGAAAAAAATAGACGTAGTGTATAGTAGCCCTTTGGAACGTTGCGTGGAAACAGCAAAACCATTATGTGCAGAATATGGTATACCACTACAATTGGACTCACTACTCATAGAATTAGATTATGGGAACTGGAATGGAAAAACATTTGAATCGCTTGAACACGACTATGAATGGAAACGTTTTCATTCTTTTAGAAGTTTGACAAAAGCACCTAATGGTGAGAGTATGATATCTGTTCAAAATCGTATGATTACATTTATTGAAAAACTGAAAAGAGAAACACCCCATAGAAGGATTCTTATAGTTAGTCACAACGAACCTATTAAATCTGTTATTTCATATCTGTGTGGCATAGCTCTTGATATGTTTTTACGTTTAAGCATTGATCCTGGATCGATAAGTGAAATTAGATTGTTTCAGGATAGTGCAGTTTTAAAAACATTGAATTTTGTTGTGTGA
- a CDS encoding glycosyl hydrolase, with product MIEAIKLWNEPNNLSHWDFTLDPDWKLFSAMTSLAAKAIKRTHPTLPVVLGGISPIDTNYLTLLSSYGLFDTLDAVAIHGFPLDWNHWQIDEWPQKIKDVESVCSLPVWVTEVGTSSFGADEVQVFGLKRTSELLMGRVERIFWYSLFDLPPAWEATTRHKESEGSSYYRHFYMGLIRADGTAKPALRYFPPEMGICQWFHFEDHRLDFAIECLRKMGVKKLRTGISWADWHRPNAIDWFDKQMEALKEFDITITLCFTPPSRGIQPSITSPPIILEEFAEFAQDVVARYVKKETTISKD from the coding sequence ATGATAGAGGCGATTAAACTTTGGAATGAACCAAATAACCTCTCCCATTGGGATTTTACATTAGATCCTGATTGGAAGCTGTTTTCTGCAATGACATCATTGGCGGCAAAGGCAATCAAGCGTACTCATCCTACTTTACCTGTTGTACTGGGCGGCATTTCACCAATTGATACAAATTATCTCACTCTTTTAAGCAGTTATGGTTTGTTTGATACTCTTGATGCTGTTGCAATACATGGATTTCCGCTTGATTGGAATCACTGGCAAATAGATGAATGGCCACAGAAAATAAAAGATGTAGAGAGCGTTTGTAGTCTGCCCGTATGGGTCACCGAGGTCGGCACATCATCTTTTGGTGCAGATGAAGTGCAGGTATTTGGTTTAAAACGAACTTCAGAGCTTTTGATGGGCAGGGTAGAGAGGATATTTTGGTACAGCTTGTTTGATCTTCCACCAGCCTGGGAAGCGACAACGCGACACAAAGAGAGTGAAGGAAGTTCCTATTATAGGCATTTTTATATGGGGCTTATACGGGCCGATGGAACAGCTAAACCAGCTTTAAGATATTTTCCTCCGGAGATGGGAATATGTCAATGGTTTCATTTTGAAGATCACCGGCTTGATTTTGCTATCGAATGCTTGAGAAAGATGGGAGTAAAAAAGCTTCGCACTGGTATAAGCTGGGCCGATTGGCACAGACCTAATGCAATAGATTGGTTTGATAAACAAATGGAGGCCTTAAAAGAATTTGACATTACTATAACACTATGCTTTACACCTCCATCAAGGGGCATACAGCCGTCAATTACAAGTCCTCCTATTATTCTTGAAGAGTTTGCAGAGTTTGCACAAGATGTGGTTGCACGATATGTAAAAAAAGAGACAACCATTTCAAAAGATTAG
- a CDS encoding glycosyltransferase, with product MLSPDYDIVIMGLTITSSWGNGHATTYRGLMKELSARGHKVLFLERDMPWYACNRDTPELSHGKIELYSSIDELKQKYLSVIQKADLVIVGSFVPDGVVVGEWVNSVACGITAFYDIDTPVTMSKLKRREYDYIAPDLISKYDLYLSFAGGPILNIIENVYNSPIARPLYCSVDPEVNYHQKVDIKYDLGYMGTFSPDRQDSLEILMLQTARKWPEGKFIVAGPQYPKEIKWPANVKKVEHLAPADHRRFYCSQRYTLNLTRADMIASGYAPSVRLFEAAACAVPVISDYWEGLETFFKPNEEIIISGSMEQTYKTLLQIPHSQRMEIGQQAQKRVLQEHTSAHRAEELEYYVLEAHKVKRKKFMSKALFITSHLEEYYDRGD from the coding sequence ATGCTTTCTCCAGATTATGATATTGTTATCATGGGTCTAACTATTACCTCCTCTTGGGGAAATGGTCATGCAACAACATACCGTGGGTTAATGAAGGAGCTATCAGCCAGAGGTCACAAAGTATTATTTCTGGAAAGAGATATGCCTTGGTATGCTTGCAACAGAGATACTCCTGAACTGTCTCATGGTAAAATTGAACTATACAGTTCAATAGATGAGTTGAAACAGAAATATTTGTCTGTTATACAAAAAGCGGACTTGGTCATTGTCGGTTCTTTTGTTCCTGATGGTGTGGTTGTAGGTGAATGGGTTAACAGTGTTGCATGTGGAATTACAGCGTTTTATGATATTGATACACCGGTAACTATGTCAAAATTAAAGAGAAGAGAATATGATTATATTGCTCCTGACCTCATTTCTAAATATGATCTTTATCTGTCCTTTGCGGGTGGACCAATACTCAATATAATAGAAAATGTCTATAACTCCCCAATCGCAAGACCTCTCTATTGTTCGGTAGACCCTGAAGTGAATTACCATCAAAAAGTTGATATAAAATATGACTTAGGATACATGGGAACATTTAGTCCTGATAGGCAGGATTCACTGGAGATTCTGATGCTTCAGACTGCAAGGAAATGGCCTGAAGGCAAATTTATTGTTGCTGGGCCTCAGTATCCAAAAGAAATTAAATGGCCGGCAAATGTAAAAAAAGTGGAGCACCTGGCTCCGGCTGATCATCGACGATTCTACTGCTCCCAACGTTACACTCTTAATCTAACGCGAGCAGATATGATTGCATCAGGATATGCACCCTCTGTTAGGTTATTTGAAGCAGCTGCATGTGCAGTACCTGTTATTAGTGATTACTGGGAGGGGTTAGAGACATTTTTTAAGCCCAATGAAGAGATCATTATAAGTGGTTCAATGGAACAGACCTATAAGACTTTGCTTCAAATACCTCATTCACAACGTATGGAAATAGGTCAACAGGCACAAAAGAGGGTCTTGCAGGAGCACACTTCTGCTCATCGTGCCGAGGAGCTTGAGTATTACGTATTGGAGGCACACAAGGTTAAGCGTAAGAAATTTATGTCAAAGGCTCTTTTTATCACCTCACATCTAGAGGAGTATTATGATAGAGGCGATTAA
- a CDS encoding glycosyltransferase, which produces MSNRMRIAFFGSSLVSAYWNGAATYYRGLLKALYDLGHRITFFEPDAYDRQKHRDIEDPHYAKSIVYEASEPGLKKALNMARGADVIVKASGVGYLDDVLEEAVLEYKANGSIVIFWDVDAPATLDRVKSNRNDPFASLIPEYDMILTYGGGEMVVNAYKSLGAKICIPVYNALDPFTHYPVEKNEKFECSLGFLGNRMPDREQRVSEFFFKPASLLPEYKFKIGGNGWDSKIPSLGNLECLGHVYTHEHNQFNCSSMAILNINRQSMASYGFSPPTRIFEAAGAGACIITDKWDGIEAFLQPHKECFVASNGENVAEILTTIDEDIAFEVGRSARKRILESHTYVHRAKDVQNAINEYVVRDKEVTN; this is translated from the coding sequence GTGAGTAATAGAATGCGAATTGCTTTTTTTGGATCCAGTTTGGTTTCTGCTTACTGGAATGGTGCTGCAACTTATTATAGAGGGCTATTGAAAGCATTATATGATTTAGGTCACCGGATTACATTTTTTGAACCAGATGCTTATGACAGACAAAAACATCGTGATATTGAAGATCCTCATTATGCAAAAAGTATTGTTTATGAGGCATCAGAACCCGGATTAAAAAAAGCACTAAATATGGCCAGGGGGGCTGATGTTATCGTCAAAGCAAGTGGTGTTGGGTATCTTGATGATGTACTTGAAGAAGCTGTACTTGAATACAAGGCAAATGGGAGTATCGTAATTTTTTGGGATGTGGATGCTCCTGCAACTCTTGATAGAGTTAAATCAAATCGTAACGATCCATTTGCCTCCCTTATTCCGGAGTATGATATGATACTTACCTATGGGGGAGGGGAGATGGTTGTAAATGCGTATAAAAGCCTTGGAGCGAAAATATGTATTCCAGTTTATAATGCTCTTGATCCGTTTACTCACTATCCGGTAGAAAAAAATGAAAAGTTTGAATGCAGTTTAGGCTTCTTAGGAAATCGAATGCCTGACAGGGAACAAAGAGTAAGCGAATTTTTCTTTAAACCAGCTTCTCTCTTACCAGAATACAAATTTAAAATCGGTGGAAATGGTTGGGATAGTAAAATACCATCCCTTGGTAATCTTGAGTGCCTTGGGCATGTATATACTCATGAGCACAACCAATTTAATTGTTCATCAATGGCCATTCTCAATATTAACCGTCAGAGTATGGCAAGTTACGGCTTTTCTCCACCCACACGGATCTTTGAAGCGGCTGGGGCGGGAGCTTGTATCATAACCGATAAGTGGGACGGTATTGAGGCTTTTCTTCAACCACACAAAGAGTGTTTTGTTGCATCTAATGGAGAAAATGTTGCAGAAATACTAACCACAATAGATGAAGACATAGCCTTTGAAGTTGGACGTTCTGCAAGGAAAAGAATATTGGAGTCACACACGTATGTACATAGAGCTAAAGATGTTCAAAACGCAATTAACGAATATGTTGTTAGGGATAAGGAGGTTACTAATTGA